Proteins from a single region of Bos javanicus breed banteng chromosome 7, ARS-OSU_banteng_1.0, whole genome shotgun sequence:
- the SPINK7 gene encoding serine protease inhibitor Kazal-type 7, producing the protein MADAVVVTILSNLCIIAVSIMKTTGGLLLLCVVAHLCSCSEAASLPLKTVNCSIYKKYPVVAIPCPITYLPVCGSDYITYGNECHLCIENLKSYGKVQFLHEGVC; encoded by the exons ATGGCTGATGCAGTTGTTGTGACCATCCTGAGTAACCTCTGCATCATAGCAGTCTCCATCATGAAGACCACTGGGGGTCTCCTTCTGCTCTGTGTAGTGGCCCATCTCTGCTCTTGCTCAG AAGCTGCTAGCCTGCCTTTGAAAACA GTGAACTGCAGCATTTACAAGAAGTACCCAGTGGTGGCCATCCCCTGCCCCATCACATACCTGCCTGTTTGTGGTTCTGACTACATCACCTATGGGAATGAATGCCACTTGTGTATTGAGAATTT GAAGAGTTatggaaaagttcagtttcttCATGAAGGAGTATGTTAA